The Coffea arabica cultivar ET-39 chromosome 9c, Coffea Arabica ET-39 HiFi, whole genome shotgun sequence nucleotide sequence atatgaataatttaaatatgaaaattaacaacaattttacatgttcattcatattaattttaaaaattaatgtattctaaatgtttaattatttactaatttttaaaaatctgtTTACAAACTTTCACTATAATATGATAATATACATCAAATAGTGTATTCCATATCAAAAACTTGGTAGATAttctttttttataaatattattttagataatttaaatgTTTATAATGACCATAAATTTAGAACTATGTATTCACATTAAATTAAGTAGAAAATTTCTAGCAATCCACTTTTTTTCACCAATAAATatttagtttccaacaataTTGGTAATTCTATCGGTGTAACagttaattctcttttttacACTAAGATCcttttgataactcaattcaacacataaatttaatgaattcagattttaacatattcaaatcgtttaatAACCAAAAActaaacatctgaattaatcAAGTGACACTAAATTTCTTAGTCAAAATTTACTCTCAAGATTAAGTGAtgaactattcacttatcactgaatgtgatacgcactcaaatgtattagatttaatatttaataattcaatgaCTTAATGGATTCGAACTTTAGATATCAAATTTTagacttcagttttatcaaacgcacccttagTTAATTAAAAATTAAGGAAAGAGGTGAACAATTTAAATACTAATCAATAATATAATGATGAAAGGAAGTAATTTATCGAATATGtaagattttaataattgtaatttgaaaaatattttactatagttctaagtaataatttgatataaagcagatatcattaagataaaattaattattttttaaagttattttagATATCATTAATATAAGATtagttatttgggataatttcagaaacctcccttgaggtttcaaaCAATTTCACTCGGCTCCCCTTAGGTTTAAGAAATTACACTTGCCTCCCCTGGCATAGTAAAGTACCTAAAATGCTCTTCACTTGGTAGCCAATTCTCAATTTAAAGCAATAGATttacaaaacccaaaaaaaaattctatttgCCTATCTCTTGTCTatttttgcttctttcttttctagttAATATACTATACCCTTTTTTATTATCTTCTCTTTTACGGATATAAGCAAATTGAAATTGCAAAATTGACAGAGGGAGCAGATTATGTATCAAACTAGAAggaaatgaaaaggaagagactCGTattaataaagaaataaataatgaaattgattattgaaattGGAAGAACCAAAGATATGGAATTAGTCATATTTTGGTTGTTGTCAAGAAAAATTTATGTAAAATGCCAATAATTGCACGAGAATTTCTTtcattgaatgagaaattttttcgTTATGATTTTATTGTGGAGGTAAAATTTATTCTCCGCTTTTGAggtattaatatttttaatgtTATAAGAGAATTGTAATGGTGGTTTTAGACTAAATGAGCTTGTATTGAAAAGGTATTTGGGTATTGAGATTTAATTTTGGGATATAAAATTGGCTGTCAATGGTACCTGTGtgtattttttgtatttttatttttatttttttgcatggCAAGCATCGATGTTATATATGCAATTTGAGATCTTTTGGACAGTTACTTAAATTTGGTGCTGGTGGTTGGATGGTTGCTAGCGATTAGGTTTATCGATTTGTGCAAAGtgtggaaaaaaaatgattgaatatactatgttttcctttcttcttttcataGAAACGAGtaatttaggatttttgaaagaaaatctaATTTGTTAGACAAATATTGTTATATAAATAGTAAAATAGGGAaggtatatataatttttaaaacctgaGGGGAGCTCTCTGCAATTATTAAAAACCTTAGGGGacgtttgtgaaattatccctagttatttttcaaatttattttaaaattagggataattttaaatatataatataatatttaatatgGGTAAAATCCAAATAACCCATAACCCGTTAATTCTTTTCAATTAGACATGCCATATAGAAGTGAGAAACACTCTAATTAAAATAactacttatatatatatatatatatatatatatatatatatatatatatatatatatatatatatatatatatattacaacaGTCAACAACATTTTTAATTAATCTAcaacaaaataatttatttgattAAGTATCAAAAAGCATAATTCTCGCAACGTGCAACTCACGTGCCCAAATATTAGGCTGCAAGAAAGACAACAGTGTAACAGTAAACCTAAAGTTCAACGTTTCATGCCTTTAGATGATGATTGTACCAGACACACGAAATAAAGAGGCAATGCGTACTCTTAAGCAGGAAAACTAATTTACCGTTTACTCGTTCTCAAATTAGGAAATGACAATTAACAAAGAGATGATGGTCATAATGAACATAGAATCAGCAGATATTAGGGAGATTAACGCCCATGGTGTGAAGATGCAGCAGATTCAGGTGTGTCTCTATTACGGGAAGGGGATATTCCATGGAAAGGCTGCTGGTGTGATGATGCAACTAGCCCAGATTGCCTTTCTGTGTTCAGTTGAGCCATAGATTGTGGTGATGAGTGTCGAAGCAGCGTAGAATCAGCACCTTGTGGCGCAGTCTGCTGGCCCTgcatttcagaaaattagtcttTGATTGCATACAACTAATGGCAATGATACAAGTATGAACTAGAAATCCGTATAAGGAGCAGATTTGCATTGGCACCAATGAACACATAAAGAAGACACATACAAGGACTGCTAGGTAATTGAGTTGTTGTGTGATAAGGGCTTGCACATCAGATTCTAAACCACCATGTCAGATACCTCAGAAGTCAAATCATTCCTTAGTATGtagacataatatatatatatagcccaAGGACTTCCAGGTAATTGAATTTTGCAACCAGTGCTTCCCTTGCACTTCAACTATGAAAACCATCATCATGAAGTACCTTCAGAAGTTTAAATGAACTCTTTGCTGCATTCTGtaatataaatatacaaacgTGTTTGTGTACACATATATTTGGTAGAGATATATCTGTTTCTTTGAGTCTAAGAAAGAGCCGAATCTAATTAGCCAAGATGATTATACAGAAATTAATGCAGCTTATAAAGTAAAAGGGTAAGGTTGTGGTTGCAGCAACAAAagtcagggaaaaaaaaaacagaaagggACATTAAAACCATCACAAGGGGGATGATGTTTAAGAAACAGGAAATTAATGGAAACACTATGAAATGATTGATCCATGGATTCACTGAAGCTTAATCTCCTAATCTCATAGTTCACTTAGTTTCCCAGTGAAGACAGACAAATTTCTGATTATATTGCCTAGCTACTTTGGAGAAAGGCCAGGTATAGGAAATATTGGTCAAATAACAATAGAGACCTGggttaaggaaagaaaaaggatcTGCATCATAAAAGTGGAAGAACGGACAAAAGCAAAGGAAGAGCTACCATATCCCAAATTGGTTTAAGCTACCATATTCCAAACTGGATGAACATCCAGAGAAAATCTTGTTCAGAACATCCATGGACAGCCTCCAATTCAAGGCATCATTACAAGAGTGAATTCTGACAGCAAATCAACACCAAAACTAAGTCTAGATGTCAGCACTGATGGCTTCCATAAAATTTCAATGATTGCAATTACCAGCATCCTGGCTAAATGTCACCCGGCAAATATGCAAGGAACTGACATATGTCACCTCATATTAGATATATGCAAGAGTGAATCTAATTTATAAAACCATCCATGCCAGTTAAGCTTTGCTCATTCACCTAAAATGTTATCTCTTTTCAACCTATATTCACTCCTTTTGCTCTACTTTTTCCAGTAAACGTGTAGATGAGAATGTGCAAGGTAACATGGTTGCACCACGAGCCAATAAATTGATGCTAATACACTAAAATATACAGATGCTATTGGACTCAGTTCTTATAGCATTATAAAAGAAGTCATGGATATTAATTTTTAAACCATTCAACAAGCTCTATTTGGTATTCCACAACAGTTCCTCTCATACAGAACTTTCAACTGGAAATAATTACTCCCACTTTGACATGACCAATGAGAGCAACTACCAAGATGTGTTACCTTTGTCTTGTtttcatgaaaaagaaaaaagttagaTCTCATTTATAATTGTTGAAAAGAAGATTTGATAATCAGATGAAAAGAACTCACCCATAGATGTTGACTGATGCCTTGTGATAGATCCTGATTTGAAGCTCTCTTTTGATGATGCTCCTGCTGTTCATCTTGTTGCTGATGTTGTGGGGGCTGCTGCAGAAGCATTTGATTATAATGATACGGATGCTGTTGATGCTGCTGCAACATTTGTTGATACAATTGGTACTGCTGGAATAATGTCTGATGTACTTGTGCTGCATGTCCTTGATATCCCTGTTGATGCATATCATAGGCAAGCTTTTGTGACTGATGATATAGCTGCAGCTGTTGCTCAGGTACTGGTGCAAATTGCTGCTGCAGTTGCTGAGCATGCTGCAGTTGTAACTGTTCTGCTGACTGATGGTAATGCGGCTGTACCTGTTGATGTATCTGCTGCAAGTGGGGCATCTGTTGCTGAATTTGCAGTCCTTGATATGGTAATGAAAGCAGCTGCTGATGCTGCTGATGATATTGCTGTTGTTGCCAGGAAGATGCTTGCTGCTGATTCTGTTGCTGTTGCTGTGGCAGAAGCTGCTGGTGGTGCAAATATGATTGTTGGTGTTGATGATGCAGTGGCAGCATTTGAACTAGCTGCTGTTGGTACTGCTGTTGCAGAAGATGTTGCTGAGACGGCAATGTCTGACTTAATGTTTGACCATGATCTGTTGCGATATGTGATGGATTTGTGGATAAGGAGCTCATGTCTGGCATATTATTGACCAGCCAGACATGTTTACTTGCTAGATTCTCCTGTGGAGCATTTTCCTTGCAATAAACTTCAGTGTGGTCCCCTTGTTTCCAAACTAGGGAATGCTGAGGATATGGATGAGTAGTGGGCATCTTAGAGCCCAGTGCAACAGTTGGACTCTGTTGAAGTGTCAAAGGCTGCTGATGTAGATGCTGCAGATCCTTGGACTGCAAGTGCATCTCTGAAGATTTTCCTTCAGAAACTGTACCCTTGAGCATTTGATGGCATTCTCCACCGGTACTGGGGGACAGCATTGAACTTGGATGCATTTTCGTTGGTGTACTCACTTGTTGAGTTGCTGAGGATAACAAGCCAGCCGATCTAGTTTCATCTGGGGATTCTTGAACTTCAACAGAATCAGCAGCTGCAGTTCTGTTTGGAGGACTATTTGCATTCAAACAATCTGTAGACTTGGAAATATCTGAAGTAGCATCATGTTCATCAGAAGCAATAGCAATTAATTTCTGAGAGGCCTGTTCCTGAGAATTTAAGGAAAGATTACCAAAAGAAACTGGATTAGGATGCTGTTTGAGCCTTTGGTCTTGCATATTCATTGGACAGGAATGCTCTTCTGCAGATTCTAAAATAACAGTTGCACTTGACTGGCAATTAGAGTTAGAAGTCAATGCATTTGGTTCTGAGGTAGCTTTACTTGAAATTTGAACTGATGCAGGAGTCATCTGTGCAGGCACATTTTCTTTATGCTGTTCCGTCAAGTTGTCCATTGATTCCATTACTCTAGGTGTATCATCTGCTGATTGAAGCATTGAGTGATGAGCTACTTCATTCACTTCAAATGCACCAAAATTTCGCTTGTCTGCCTCCTCGGTAGATAAGTGTTCCGCTCTCTCGCAGTCAACAGTGTTATTGCATTTCTGTGGGGTCTGATCAGCAGAAACCAATTCATCCTTGCTGGCATGATTTGCTGGTAACAAGCTTACCTGCTCCTCGACTGGTTGGTTACTATGCTGGTCTTCATCTAGCAAATTAGGAAAGGCACAAGAACCGCTCTCTCTTATGACCAACATTTGATCAGACAGGCATTTTCCCAAGTCGAGCTCCTTATCTATAAGATTGTTCCTGACCAACTGTGGAAACAATTGAATGTGACGATTCCATGCCTTACTAATATCGTGCACTGTTCCACAAAGGTCCACAAACTGCATAAATATCAAATTAGTCAATATCAGAAAAATGTTTTGGTTAAGCAATATCGTGCTCTTCAACACAATGTGTAGTAAAGTCAACCAAATgaacccaaaaacaaaaaaaaaagtttcaattaCCCCAGTGGGCATCCTTGCTAAGCTTAGATGTCAATTTGAAGGGATGCCAAAAAtaaaagcccaaaaaaaaaagagagatagcAGGAAATAACAAATTTCATAAGCAGATAGaatgtaaaataaaaacaagcaTTTTATGAAACACAGTATTCTGATAGGCATGACGGTGTGCTTTTTGTTCTCTTAATTATGTGAACAGGGCCAGCAATCGAAATCCAAAGCTGACAATAGTTGCACTAGGTGGAAATTAAAGAATTTAAAGAAGTCTAATTCAGAGAGATACCAAGCAGATGTAAAATTCATTTGAAAACGCTTCTATTCTGGCTTTTGTAGCAGAAGCCTGAACATTTTTAATTCATATTCGCCTTCGGGGGAAATATAATACGAAAATGGGTTCGAATCAAAGCATGGTTGTATTGTAATCAAGTTTTCTAATATATGCTTTTTCAAGTGAACTATTAAATCAGACTCCTTCAATCAGCCAGTAAAACAAACTAAAGTTACCATAATTTGTACCTAAATCAACATAAGATCAGCTCCAAAATCCACATAATCAGGCCTAAACTTGACATAGAAACCCACAGAATCAACACAATCCACCTCAAGTTTCTATTATTACATTACATGCAGAAAATCTGGTCAGATGGATCATTTGAGCcttaatttcatcattcaagCAAAATACCCAGAAAGGCGAGGAATGACCACGGGGGCTGTGCAGTCAGGGAAACAGATAAGTACAACAGGTGCGTAGGATGGGAATAAGAGAAGCTAGGGACAAAAAGAGGGACTGGAGAGGGACAGCAAAGTCTTTGTAGTGGTTTCCATGCTACAGGAAACCCATTTGATTTCGTTTCTTGGATGAAACTGGGATAAGAATGCACAGGGAGTGGCACTGCAAGGAATGAGATCTGAATGTCAATGAACTGTCATTTAAAAATGCAGAAGGCTGGATAGTTCCTTGTGAAATAACAGGTTTTTCCAAAcatgatattaaaaaaaaattgcaacagGCAAAAAGGTATATGACATTTCTAATACCTGTAGTTGTGATTTTCTTATTGGTCTTATTTCTTTAGAACAGGAATCTACAGTATAGTACTAGATTGATCTGGCTAAAGCAAAATGCAGAAGGATAAAGCCCAACTTACCCTGTATTTTTATATGCGATTATACAAATATGCAAATGTATCACACAAAGATCACTTCAAACATTGCAGTCCAGTGTtaaaaaatcattaaacaacCCAATGGTCATCATACATTCAACTACATGTAGTGTGCTTGTCAGCAGATGAGATTTATTCATAGTGagagtttttatttacttattttagcGAAATTTATTATCATCTTAGGACACATGACAGTTTCTCTGTCAATCTTGCATGATACTGATTTGCTGGTTCAGAAATTAAGAATGTCCATAGAAACAAATGCCAATTTTCAAGGGTAATTAATTACAAACTAACATAACCATATGCTTGCTTGGTACACAAATCAAGCAGTAAATCTGGTATATCCAGCAGCATTAATCACTACATTCAGATATGCATCCTGACAACACGTGCATAACAGAACTTGGCAAGCAACTATGTTGATAGTTGCTTGTAGTTTCCAAAAATGATATTTACAGATTTCTTTATAAGCAAGAATTAGGTTAACAGGCATAATTCACAGGTTAGAACTCAAGTAATATTTGTTAGAAGATACCCCCACTACCCAACCAACTGATCCTTTCTGTGATTAAAAAAGGACAGAGAATCTCTGTCGATGGAAAACTGCAAGAAATGCGCAATAAACTCGTGAAATGGTAGAACAGATAGAATTTTACAGAATTTAATAGAATTCTCAAACCTCCATAAACAAAGATGATACGTGTTCTCGATCTTTAAGGGCCAGACCAGAGGTTCCATCAGAGCTGGAAGAAATTGCATGGCCTATAATTGAGTCTATTAGATCTACTTGTTTGGCTCCTTCATGCATCATTGCAAATTTAATCAATTCCTGCAGAAGTGAACTTAACACTTTTCATTATATCCTCTCTTTAACAAGGGAAGAAATTGAAAAACGTTATAAAAAACTGATTATAGTTACTCAAACACACTCAAGATCTGCACATCAGCAAAGCATCAAGACATGCAGCAAATATCCTTTGTCCACAATCCAAAGAACACAAAAGCAGCTATTGTACAAGTTACAGCAAATGAGAAGCCATTCGATTTTCATTTCCTATGAAATGCAGAGTGTTCAACAAGAGCCAGCCTCAGCAAATAATTAATGgaagtatcaaatatttttttGACCATGAGTGCAGAGTTTTAGTCAACCAGAGGCAGCATAATTGAtaatttgggggggggggggcagtGGTGGGATGGTGTGGGGGGCTGGGATTAATACCTCCAAAAGTTTGCTGCAATGAGGAATCCGTTGAATTCCATCTATTAAAGCATCTCTAGCAGCTTCTGCACTTCCTGTGATCTACCAATTATTGAATAGTAGAATTAGGACAACAAATATTATGCAATTGCAGACCACAAATCATGCAATAGAATCCAGCATATTTGGAAATCCAGAATATGAAGAATATATGTACACGAAACAATATACATGACACGACAGGGGACTGGAATTGAGTCAAATCAATCTCAAATGAGTATCTCTTAGATGGCTGTTTAAATTTTTGCCTTTCTAACTCCAAACCAGCATTTAATTAGTAAATACAAAGATGGTTGCAAAGTAATATATCCTGaagtatttttcctttttgtttactCAGATGGCTGAATACCCAAGCTTGTCAAACCAGCAACAGGTTTGAAAGCATATACAAGCCAGACATACGTATTATCGATGAGATTTCATTCCTTAGGTGTTGTAGCATTTGGCATTGCAAAAGGGAAATGTGTTCTCAATGATTATATAATGCTTGCCCAACTTCTAAGTTTAAAAGGTTTGATAAAGAATTATTCAATTGACAGCCAAAGCATTTTTTAGTATGAATGAGATAAAAGGAAGGCTATCATCGGTTGCTCTGGAAAGTAGACAGAGTCCTAAGTTCATCTAGTCCTGATTGAACTTAATCTCTATAAATTTTGACTACGTTCATCTAGTCCTAAGGAATTCTGTTACATGCTATTAGTCTCTTAATAAATTTTGACTAGCTTTATCGTTTACTATGTTCAGATCATCAATAAGGTCAATCAACTTTTAATTATAATCCTGGTAGGGCTACCAGTCTCTTACCCTTTACATCTGCTTTAAGAATGCAAAGAAATTGATCTGAATAGTCATCAGCATGTCGTTCAAAATTTGACAATCTTATACCATTACATATTTCAGTGACCTCAGATTCATCTTTATTAGAGAAGGTTCAGGACACAAAGGATAATTTGCATAAAGTTGAGCCACTAAAGGGCTATATTGTGTGCCATTTAAAAGAATTACATCTAAAACAAGCTCACATTAGAGGTATAAATTTCTGTATCTAAAGTAGTTTGATTAGTTAGTTAGTCCTGCAACAGAAAGTGCTTTGACAACATACAACTATCAGTCATTATTTCTACACTATTAACTCATATGCTATTTTTTGTCCAAGAAACAATCGACAAATATTCCATTTTTGATTGATTaaggtataatttaaaaattagagTCAGGGAGGACAACAAACTCTGCAAACATATTCAGCATATAAAGAAGTAAACTAAGATAATAACATCTTGTCCATTCTAGACACTGCTTTGACAACATACAACTATCAGTCATTATTTCTACACTATTAACTCATATGCTATTTTTCGTCTAAGAAACAATCGACAAATATTCCATTTTTGATTAaagtataatttaaaaattagagTCAGGGAGGACAACAAACTCTGCAAACATATTCAGCATATAAAGAAGTAAACTAAGATAATAACATCTTGTCCATTCTAGACACTGCTAATTGATATTGACTTGATGCCCGGGTTCTTTTGTATTGTACAAGACTGAAGCCTTTGTTCATCCACTCCCATGTTCATAGTTCCACTCCTGACTTGGTTCTTCCTTTCCAGGCTTAGAGGGTTCTCAGGCTTCATTCAGCCTAACTACTGAGATTTATAAGCTTCAGTCATAGTAACCAACCAGGCTTCATGAGCGGTTTCAGTTTTCAAAGGCCATCGTCAATTTCAACCTACATATGTCAGTGGGGATGTCAAAGTTCACTGGTAACCCGGGGTTAAAGAACAGGTGGAATCCTAGATTCTAGACCATAGTTAAAATCCACCTTGCCTAAATTTGGTTCGAAAGTAATGTACTTGTCATCTCCGATACACCAGCGCAAAAATGGGCCGGATGATTGTCAGAGGGCAGCAGATTTCAGACCAAGCCGCCTGTTCTGCTAAAATAATGAATTACCTAACTCATCCATAAGCTCAAGCAGGAGAGAGCAATCTATGAACTCATATAGCTAAGTGATTACTAGCTGTCCcgctttaaaaagaaaaaaaaaagtgactaCTAGATGAATGGTGTCCACTCAAAGGGGTGGGACCTATGAATCTTTGCTAACATAGTTAAGCTGCTTTCTCCTGTCAACAAACACTGAATTTCAGAGGGGAATCAGGAACTTTAACCCCCAGCCCCCCTTTCCTTGCATAATTTCCAAACCACgtttctttttattattgtcCATTTGGTCAACAATGATGCTATCCTATCATTTGACAAAAATAGTAAATGCCTTCTTCATTAGGTTCTAGTTTCTTGAGGAGACAAGATCCTGCAATGTTTGGACACAAAAGTCCACCAACATAGGATTTCATTTTAGGCATTTGCTTTCTGGTAAAAAGTCAGGAACATTGTTTAGAACCCATTTCTATCTAATCAATGAGGTGTCTTTATTACTTCTGGCTTTCTTGATGGATTCTAATGTGCTACTCCCTATTAGGTTCTAATTATCATCAACCTACTAGCTACTACAGATTATGTTGTCCATAGTTTTTCAGCTGTATGGATGCTTGCTTACATCACAAAACAAAAACATTTGTGGACATACCATTTTCTGTCTTAATTGAGTGATACTAAAATATCTAGCTGCTCTCAATTATTTCCTAGAAGAAGCATAATCAAAGGACCCTCTTTGTAGATTTTCTTGCTGCTCAAAACATGCATAAATTCCTTGTATCAGGCAACTCTCCAACTGGTTATGAAGACAACTTTATGTAACCTTCAATTGTAATCAGCAGCATATAGAAACTAACAATTGACTCTCGTCTATAGATAGTATAGCACATAAGGCCATGTCTCACAGCAATGAAGCAAGGATAGATCAAATTAAATTGGGCGTACCATGCTTGGCCTCTTAGGATCAAGCTTTTCGACTTATGTGGC carries:
- the LOC113708835 gene encoding uncharacterized protein isoform X5, producing the protein MYIDSEVLGEGLTSTGGAILSYSSALAAALPMDDEADKNSNAAAPHNPDEQAQAAAFHKRVQEMVARDSRNFDSWTGLVEEVEGMCPDNLDLISLAYDSFLSMFPLCHWYWTKYTDHIIRLSDAHKAVKVYERAVDSTPFSTGLWVDYCCFGMCFYEDPSDVRRLFKRALLFVRKDYFCHALWNQYIKYEFTQQHWGFLANIYLQVLKFPTEYLDRYYENFKQFVVGLDEEMKKHENCSADAGAGALPNHSAKLSEDEIIQVIEDLQNASNEALLQKAVNKYKLIGEIFYQKAKELDEKIKNFETKIERRYFDTAPLDDAQLKNWHHYLDFIEKQDDFDWALHLYERCLITCTNYPEFWMRYVEFMESKGGRELANSALQRATQVFLKFFQGVPEIHLFNARYKERIGDVNAAVTAFLNSDVLSDSLPRHIVELANMRRRLGNLEAASDTLKNAIDMAEKKQKLHSLPSLFIHYSQLKYMITGSAEAARDALIDGIQRIPHCSKLLEELIKFAMMHEGAKQVDLIDSIIGHAISSSSDGTSGLALKDREHVSSLFMEFVDLCGTVHDISKAWNRHIQLFPQLVRNNLIDKELDLGKCLSDQMLVIRESGSCAFPNLLDEDQHSNQPVEEQVSLLPANHASKDELVSADQTPQKCNNTVDCERAEHLSTEEADKRNFGAFEVNEVAHHSMLQSADDTPRVMESMDNLTEQHKENVPAQMTPASVQISSKATSEPNALTSNSNCQSSATVILESAEEHSCPMNMQDQRLKQHPNPVSFDCLNANSPPNRTAAADSVEVQESPDETRSAGLLSSATQQVSTPTKMHPSSMLSPSTGGECHQMLKGTVSEGKSSEMHLQSKDLQHLHQQPLTLQQSPTVALGSKMPTTHPYPQHSLVWKQGDHTEVYCKENAPQENLASKHVWLVNNMPDMSSLSTNPSHIATDHGQTLSQTLPSQQHLLQQQYQQQLVQMLPLHHQHQQSYLHHQQLLPQQQQQNQQQASSWQQQQYHQQHQQLLSLPYQGLQIQQQMPHLQQIHQQVQPHYHQSAEQLQLQHAQQLQQQFAPVPEQQLQLYHQSQKLAYDMHQQGYQGHAAQVHQTLFQQYQLYQQMLQQHQQHPYHYNQMLLQQPPQHQQQDEQQEHHQKRASNQDLSQGISQHLWGQQTAPQGADSTLLRHSSPQSMAQLNTERQSGLVASSHQQPFHGISPSRNRDTPESAASSHHGR
- the LOC113708835 gene encoding uncharacterized protein isoform X2, with product MYIDSEVLGEGLTSTGGAILSYSSALAAALPMDDEADKNSNAAAPHNPDEQAQAAFHKRVQEMVARDSRNFDSWTGLVEEVEGMCPDNLDLISLAYDSFLSMFPLCHWYWTKYTDHIIRLSDAHKAVKVYERAVDSTPFSTGLWVDYCCFGMCFYEDPSDVRRLFKRALLFVRKDYFCHALWNQYIKYEFTQQHWGFLANIYLQVLKFPTEYLDRYYENFKQFVVGLDEEMKKHENCSADAGAGALPNHSAKLSEDEIIQVIEDLQNASNEALLQKAVNKYKLIGEIFYQKAKELDEKIKNFETKIERRYFDTAPLDDAQLKNWHHYLDFIEKQDDFDWALHLYERCLITCTNYPEFWMRYVEFMESKGGRELANSALQRATQVFLKFFQGVPEIHLFNARYKERIGDVNAAVTAFLNSDVLSDSLPRHIVELANMRRRLGNLEAASDTLKNAIDMAEKKQKLHSLPSLFIHYSQLKYMITGSAEAARDALIDGIQRIPHCSKLLEELIKFAMMHEGAKQVDLIDSIIGHAISSSSDGTSGLALKDREHVSSLFMEFVDLCGTVHDISKAWNRHIQLFPQLVRNNLIDKELDLGKCLSDQMLVIRESGSCAFPNLLDEDQHSNQPVEEQVSLLPANHASKDELVSADQTPQKCNNTVDCERAEHLSTEEADKRNFGAFEVNEVAHHSMLQSADDTPRVMESMDNLTEQHKENVPAQMTPASVQISSKATSEPNALTSNSNCQSSATVILESAEEHSCPMNMQDQRLKQHPNPVSFGNLSLNSQEQASQKLIAIASDEHDATSDISKSTDCLNANSPPNRTAAADSVEVQESPDETRSAGLLSSATQQVSTPTKMHPSSMLSPSTGGECHQMLKGTVSEGKSSEMHLQSKDLQHLHQQPLTLQQSPTVALGSKMPTTHPYPQHSLVWKQGDHTEVYCKENAPQENLASKHVWLVNNMPDMSSLSTNPSHIATDHGQTLSQTLPSQQHLLQQQYQQQLVQMLPLHHQHQQSYLHHQQLLPQQQQQNQQQASSWQQQQYHQQHQQLLSLPYQGLQIQQQMPHLQQIHQQVQPHYHQSAEQLQLQHAQQLQQQFAPVPEQQLQLYHQSQKLAYDMHQQGYQGHAAQVHQTLFQQYQLYQQMLQQHQQHPYHYNQMLLQQPPQHQQQDEQQEHHQKRASNQDLSQGISQHLWGQQTAPQGADSTLLRHSSPQSMAQLNTERQSGLVASSHQQPFHGISPSRNRDTPESAASSHHGR
- the LOC113708835 gene encoding uncharacterized protein isoform X1, which produces MYIDSEVLGEGLTSTGGAILSYSSALAAALPMDDEADKNSNAAAPHNPDEQAQAAAFHKRVQEMVARDSRNFDSWTGLVEEVEGMCPDNLDLISLAYDSFLSMFPLCHWYWTKYTDHIIRLSDAHKAVKVYERAVDSTPFSTGLWVDYCCFGMCFYEDPSDVRRLFKRALLFVRKDYFCHALWNQYIKYEFTQQHWGFLANIYLQVLKFPTEYLDRYYENFKQFVVGLDEEMKKHENCSADAGAGALPNHSAKLSEDEIIQVIEDLQNASNEALLQKAVNKYKLIGEIFYQKAKELDEKIKNFETKIERRYFDTAPLDDAQLKNWHHYLDFIEKQDDFDWALHLYERCLITCTNYPEFWMRYVEFMESKGGRELANSALQRATQVFLKFFQGVPEIHLFNARYKERIGDVNAAVTAFLNSDVLSDSLPRHIVELANMRRRLGNLEAASDTLKNAIDMAEKKQKLHSLPSLFIHYSQLKYMITGSAEAARDALIDGIQRIPHCSKLLEELIKFAMMHEGAKQVDLIDSIIGHAISSSSDGTSGLALKDREHVSSLFMEFVDLCGTVHDISKAWNRHIQLFPQLVRNNLIDKELDLGKCLSDQMLVIRESGSCAFPNLLDEDQHSNQPVEEQVSLLPANHASKDELVSADQTPQKCNNTVDCERAEHLSTEEADKRNFGAFEVNEVAHHSMLQSADDTPRVMESMDNLTEQHKENVPAQMTPASVQISSKATSEPNALTSNSNCQSSATVILESAEEHSCPMNMQDQRLKQHPNPVSFGNLSLNSQEQASQKLIAIASDEHDATSDISKSTDCLNANSPPNRTAAADSVEVQESPDETRSAGLLSSATQQVSTPTKMHPSSMLSPSTGGECHQMLKGTVSEGKSSEMHLQSKDLQHLHQQPLTLQQSPTVALGSKMPTTHPYPQHSLVWKQGDHTEVYCKENAPQENLASKHVWLVNNMPDMSSLSTNPSHIATDHGQTLSQTLPSQQHLLQQQYQQQLVQMLPLHHQHQQSYLHHQQLLPQQQQQNQQQASSWQQQQYHQQHQQLLSLPYQGLQIQQQMPHLQQIHQQVQPHYHQSAEQLQLQHAQQLQQQFAPVPEQQLQLYHQSQKLAYDMHQQGYQGHAAQVHQTLFQQYQLYQQMLQQHQQHPYHYNQMLLQQPPQHQQQDEQQEHHQKRASNQDLSQGISQHLWGQQTAPQGADSTLLRHSSPQSMAQLNTERQSGLVASSHQQPFHGISPSRNRDTPESAASSHHGR